The DNA window TTCAGCGCCGGAGCCTGGGTCGGGACGGCGGTATCGTTCGCCGGCATCGGGCTCATCGCTCTTGGGGAAGGCGACGGAATGCGCCTCGAGACCGGAGCCCTGCTCATCCTCGGCGCGGCGCTCTGCAACTCGGTGACCACGGTCGTGCAGAAGCCGCTCTTTGCCCGGCATAAGCCGCTTACGGTCTCGGCATGGAACATGGTGCTCGGCGCATTGGTCCTCGCCCCGTGGCTCCCGAGTGGCGCCGGCCAGTTCATCGTCGCGCCTTCGTCGGGGATCATGGCGGTCATCTATCTCGGCGTTGTCCCGAGCCTCATCGCGTACGGCACCTGGGCGATCGCCCTGTCGCGCCTGCCGGCGAGCCGCGCGTCGAACTTCATGTACTGCGTGCCGCCGGTCGCGACTCTTCTGGGCTTTGTCTGGCTCGGCGAGGCCCCGACCCTGCTCGGGGCCGTCGGCGGCGTAATGGCGCTCGCAGGCGTCGCCGTTGTCAACTGGCGGCGATAGGAGAGACGGGAAAGCAGAGAGCTGCGGTCATTCGGTTGATAGGCAGCAGAAAGAGCGTCGTCGCGCTATGCAGCGCGACGACGCTCTTCTTCAGTCGGGTATTCAAGCGAGTGCTGGCGCACTCGCCGGGAGCAGTGCGCGCCATTGTGACTCCTGCATCGCGATCAGTGATGTCCGAGTCGCGGCGAATCCGGTATTCATTCACGTCCCGTGCCGCTTGCGAAGCTGCGGCCCATCACGATGGCTCCCATCAAGATGTCAAAAGGCGATCTCATGAATGCCAACGCAAATCTCATCACTGAGCGGCCGACCTTCGTCACCCATCTCGAGTGTTCGTGGACCGGCGAGATCTACGAGGCGGACAAGCCGCACAATCTGTCCCGTGCCGGCAAGCCCCTGCTGGTCCGCTACGATCTTAAGGGTGTACGCGCCGCTCTGAGCAAGGACGAGCTGTCCCAGCGCCCGAACGATCTGTGGCGGTGGCG is part of the Microvirga terrae genome and encodes:
- a CDS encoding DMT family transporter, whose amino-acid sequence is MSIGAVHPSKPLSSDHVTVAAVIVTILAWASAFPAIRAGLQAFGPIELGALRFAIAALPAALFLVLTRPGWPTPADFVRLAAGGLLFVALYTGLLNIGEMTVSAGAASFIINTNPIMTAALAMLVLGERFSAGAWVGTAVSFAGIGLIALGEGDGMRLETGALLILGAALCNSVTTVVQKPLFARHKPLTVSAWNMVLGALVLAPWLPSGAGQFIVAPSSGIMAVIYLGVVPSLIAYGTWAIALSRLPASRASNFMYCVPPVATLLGFVWLGEAPTLLGAVGGVMALAGVAVVNWRR